GACGTTACATTTTTTAGAGCAGTACAGGTCCAAGCATCACAGATAAACATAGCAGAATAAAAGAAACTTTTCATTGAATTCTGGGTTAGCATCATAAACCCCCTTTCCCCATCCTAGGGCAAGCAAATGGCATCCAAACCCCAAATCAAATAAGACAACAAGTGACAATACGCAAACAGATGGAAGATTACCCAAGTAATTCAGCATGAACTTTGATTGCACCTTAGGGGTGTCACAGGCagatttttcttcaattatatTGACTTTCCAACGATCAAGCATTGTAACAGCAGCGTGGTTCAAATCATGAAGAAAGGGTCTTAGTCCACCTTGCCCTTCAACCATCGCAAATCCACCACCCCATTGCAGGACTCTAGACAAATCGTTTCCAGTTCCCAGAGGAAGAACTGCTACTGGTGGGGGCGATTCAAAGTTAAGCCGCTCAATTGCATCAAGGACCCAGGCAACAGTCCCATCACCACCACAGACCAAGACACGAAAGTAATGCAAGTTACTAAATAATTCTAAACCAGCTTCAGGCCCTTGGGACTGACCAAGTTCAAATACCTGcaattatgaaaaatgaaattcttatgCAGTTTGAACTGCTTTAACATAGAAACGACACTTTTCATGACAGATAAATCACTAAAGGAAAGGAGAACGACTGTTAAAAGAATGCCTTTCTGTAATTTTCACTAGATTAGAACTAACTAATCAAACAAATGACTCCAGAACTTAGATTATTTCAAGTTACAAAATAAGGAggaaaatgatgatgatgatagatCACATTCTAAATGAAGAAGACATGTCAGAGAGAACGAGCATTTGTGATTTGGAAGCATGATGTACATCCTGGCCATAGCAAAAGATCGGGCCAAGCTACTGGCTTACGTAAGTGTAAGAGCCAAGTTGAGCCATTCAGATAGTCTTTTAAGTACATCTGCTATAATTTACTCATTAGCTAATTATTCTAGTGTTTCCTTCTAAATAGAGTTGTGTGTGGGACAGCTAAATATGCAGGATTATTAGTTAAGTCCTAGCCTTAAATTAAAAGTTCACCTGAACAGGATTCAACAGCATGTTTAATCTCCTTCCTAGAGCAGGACCATTTTGAGCTCCACTTTTAGTGTTTATGAAAACCAAAAGAGGTCTAGCATCCTGAGGCAAATCTACTAGTGCATACTTTTTCGATCTGCCCAAGATTCTATTTTCCTGATTGTTCCAGGCCAATCTGTTCTGGCTACCTTTTCTGCCACCCAGCTTGTTACATTTTACAGAGTAGCCATTATTCCTCTCACTGTTGGAAAGCGTCAAAGACGCCAGGGATCTGATCACATATTCCAGAGCTAGCTTTGCGGCAGAACTGCCTTGCACTTTACCATTTATGAGGTCATTTCCATGTTTGTTCCGATGACGCTTTCGCCTGATGTGCCCATTGCCATTCATTTTTTCTGCCAGAGAACTTAACATTGTACCACCTTTTGTCTCAGCTTCTACATCTTTAACATAGAGTGGAGAGAGAATAAGCCTCCTGAGAGGACCCAAATCACAAATATCACCAGATTCTTCAGACATCTTGGCATGGCATTTGACATGTATCAATCGTTGACACCATAAACAATACCAAGTAGGAGATGCATCAAGAAAAGGAACACCGCAAGGTTCGTCACAATAGAAACAAAATGCAGACATCTCAGGATTCTCATCCAAGTTGGTCCATCTTTCGGACCAATGGTGCCGCACATGGCTTAATCCAGCCTGTGCAACACATTTGCAATCCTTTGCGGCAAACTGAGAACAACAAAAATGTGCTGCAACACCACAAATAGAGCAACGGTGTACTGGAGAATGTGATGCAGCTTTTGTACTTAAGTTATGTGGAGAAACAAGTGATGAGAAGCACACACTGCATGTGGATGGTTGTACACCATAAGCAAAATCTTCAACCCACGTATGATGTGATAAGGGAACCTTCAGCTTCTCCCACACTTGCTTCTTTGCTACAGCAGCAGCTTTAACCCAATTGAGAGATGTCTTCCGTTGCCACTTAAGCAATACATATATAACAACCAAGAGTCCAAGAGATCCAGTGACCAACCATACGAAGATATAGGAACTAAAAAAGTCTGAGCTGTTCAGCAACCTCAATAATGAAACACTGATATCAACCATTGTTAAACCAATGTCTcattattctttttcaattcctaTAAAAAGCCTGGAGGCTGTTCCTTATGGAGCCAATTCTAGTAATTGAAACCTTAACCTGCCAAAGGAAACTTTGTTTAATTACAATACAAGATAAGCAAagtaaagaaattttaattgaatagtATGGTAGTAAAATAATGTGCTAATAGTCAACTACATCCAGAAATATATAATACTCTAAAAAGCAAATAGTCTCCAAAGACAAATGTATCCATAAAATGATATCACGAGCAAGGCTAAAGGACAACACGTTGCTACTTCTTCAGTCAAACTGAATCTCCATCAGAGAATTACTCTATCATATGACATCTTAGAACTGAGACGATGTAGGTgaatctaaacatgatataatataagaatataggttttttaaaaacataataaatgaGCCTCTCTTCCATAAGGACCATTTCGCTGTTGCAAATTCTAACGAATATAATCTGATCTCACTGGATTCTAATAGAATACTATTGAACAAATTCAAGCATGCATAATGGAGTATTTAGTAGGCAAAACCGTACAAGTAATCACTCACGTATAAACGTGCAATAACATAGTGCATAAGACTTTTATTCATGAGTTATATGGTAACTCCaaacatgcataaaaataaaagaggcaAACTAGACTAAACCTCACTCCTCATGTTTTTcattcacaaaataataaacCCAATAGAAGGTAGCCATCCCACAATCCCACACAACCCCTAAGAGAATGGCGAATGAAAACCCCAATAATTTTGCACTTTATGGATCAAAAACTGCCCAAATTCACAATGGctacaacatcaacatcataCCCAGTCTAATCCCACATGTTGGGTCTTTCCCATAATCACAATGGCTATAACAACATCATACCCAACGTGATCCCACAAGTGGTGCCTTTCCCAAATTCACAATAGCTACAACAACAACGTCATCATATCCAATATAATCCCATAAGTGGTGCATTGCCCAAATTCACCATAGctacaacaacaatatcatACCCAACGTAACCCCACAAGTGTGGTCTTGCCCATATCACAATGGctacaacaacatcatcatacccagcgtaatcccacaagtggatGTCTAACAATGACTATGTAAATTAAAATCCCCATTACTAACCAAACAACACAACCTTAGAAATATAGCATATCTATATCCAAAAACACATAGCTATgcgaaaaaaaaattgtatatattatacattGACATAAACAATATCAGTTCATATGAAATCGATCCGAAACtagctatatgaatcctcaaatcaacataaaaaatcGACTTTAGATCTACAAATTAAGATTACATTCATATATGAAGATTGCtcaaaaatacattatattaaaccaaaaaaaaaaaattggaagatCAGGAACCTGAATAATCGGCAAAAGGGATTTGCGGAGATGAGCAAAAAAATCGACATTTATAATggaatattcaaaatttatgaagaatatgtatttatacgaaaaaaattgtatattttattacgaagaatttttttgattatttgaattttataataaaaagtgAAAGCTACGTTAAAACGCGGGACTCAATTTTTAGAGCTACAAACACGGCCTgacttttataataattaaaatataatataatattttgttaagATATTTTTCGAtcgattatttttaaaatacgcataattatttaatacttaaatttaatttaatttaattaaatagataaaaatgagAATTATGACAcgaatatttatatttagaaatttgtgagacttttgtagtttattaataacaaaattcccaaaacataaatacatatataggtAGTAAATGCAAAATTAGTTTTATTATATCTGAGTGAAAAATATAGGTCTCTAAAAATTGTAGATAGTATATATgcattattgaaaaataaatttagagatatattctaaaactaaaatttgtaTTTAGTGTAATAgttttattaaaattcaaattactATTTTATCTATACTTTTAGATCACAAATTGAATTCTCGTCTTGCAAAATTTAGATTTTAGTTATTAGTTCAACTCAGTCAAATTTTAATGGATTGAGTTATATTAACTCGTTCGTAACTTAATCTAATAGATTGATCgcaaaatataacaaataatataacCAATATAATCTTATAATAGATTGAAAGTAAAATAAACCAATTAACTTAACGTGTCAAAATAGTGAGTTCAACTTAATGAATCCATATAGATTCAAAATTGACTCATTATTGGAGCAATACGATAAAAGTTCGAATCATATATATTGGACGAGGTAGATTATGAtttattgtttgatttaattcactaattttttcataataaactTTTGATTTTGAACGAATTAACTTATGACGTACTTTATAAACTTGACCTGGTTAAATTTAATATGACCGGTCTATTCGTCATGTCTACTTTCGTGCACAATTGAAAGGACAAATTTGACTAGGACTATGTCCTAAATTAATGACGATTAACTTATAATCAATACCAAAAGTTGGAATATTTAGGATGTTAATCTCAacattaattgatttttttgaaaaatgtattcATATAGTTACTTGTTGTTTTAAGAGTTCTAGTAATGTCATAGCCCATaaatatactttaaaaaatacgccataaataaattatatatatatatatgcaatttgAAATGACTAATGAAATCACACACTTGACAATTAAAACCTTTtattaattacatatatatgtgtCATCATAGTGCACAAGGTAGTATACGAATTAAAAAGATTTTCTACTTTATACGTGTGCATAATAAGTTGGAAATCTACAAAGTACATTTTAagattaatataatattattattgataaaaaactatagaataagaatatTATCACAACATATAACTTTTGACTTAGTTGAATCTCCTAATTATCAAAGGCCGCCTTAATCCGTACTCAAAGGCCAATTCCAAAATTATTAATCTAATTATTAAGTCAAAAGAagattaaaagttaaaatttctTTAGTCAATAATCAACCAAATGaggaaagggaaaaaaataaagtggcttttgattaataaaaaattcatttttaattgtcataatttttttttttagagttaaactatgagaattttaattaatatttaacgacgttatttttcatcatactgatatgtaaaaaattattataaatcatatttttcatataatatttgaatatctaaatttcttatttacaaaaattaaaataatattgaaaattaatcaaattaactttagAAAATTACAACATAAGACAAGCAATATATCAAGTTGTAAGAATGTACGAATATgaatgtataaaaattattagttaCAAGTGATCTTCTAGCTTTAGTGCTagaaaatttttacttttttcaattcattttgtttgtcattaatatttttttaaaaaaaaatatacgtaCATATATAGtacattatatattcataaaattaaaaaatgtttggTGCATGAAATTGGGTGTACCCGTCGTATAGTAAACTAATTTGCATATATGTAATGGTGGAGTTGTTTATGTcatg
The window above is part of the Solanum pennellii chromosome 5, SPENNV200 genome. Proteins encoded here:
- the LOC107020677 gene encoding diacylglycerol kinase 2, which produces MVDISVSLLRLLNSSDFFSSYIFVWLVTGSLGLLVVIYVLLKWQRKTSLNWVKAAAVAKKQVWEKLKVPLSHHTWVEDFAYGVQPSTCSVCFSSLVSPHNLSTKAASHSPVHRCSICGVAAHFCCSQFAAKDCKCVAQAGLSHVRHHWSERWTNLDENPEMSAFCFYCDEPCGVPFLDASPTWYCLWCQRLIHVKCHAKMSEESGDICDLGPLRRLILSPLYVKDVEAETKGGTMLSSLAEKMNGNGHIRRKRHRNKHGNDLINGKVQGSSAAKLALEYVIRSLASLTLSNSERNNGYSVKCNKLGGRKGSQNRLAWNNQENRILGRSKKYALVDLPQDARPLLVFINTKSGAQNGPALGRRLNMLLNPVQVFELGQSQGPEAGLELFSNLHYFRVLVCGGDGTVAWVLDAIERLNFESPPPVAVLPLGTGNDLSRVLQWGGGFAMVEGQGGLRPFLHDLNHAAVTMLDRWKVNIIEEKSACDTPKVQSKFMLNYLGIGCDAKVAYQFHMNREENPEKFNSQFVNKLRYAREGARDIMDRTCADLPWQVWLEVDGKDIEIPKDTEGLIVLNIGSYMGGVDLWQNEFEHDDDFNHQSMHDKILEVVCVSGAWHLGKLQVGLSQARRLAQGGTVRIHASSPFPVQIDGEPFIQQPGCLEITHHGQMFMLKKASGSNEPRGHAAAIMTEVLVDAECKGLITAAQKKVLLQQIALQLS